The following are from one region of the Planctomonas sp. JC2975 genome:
- a CDS encoding DUF6531 domain-containing protein: MAPGGNKENVKFSDSDAQALVSACNNAADAIDGQKGSRSSARSTGLDQFKGYFSTLFHTNGTTQVSDATEVSSALRQVAKYTVELQKSADAEQQRRVKARQWEDQQKHRNMFEKGWDDVSHLWGGDAPPVPDAEPQVHHSAPKPPAGSRETPQPGSGGGVPSGTSSAIPANLRSFATSTTSDDTTLTTHHTAVQKAYAAFTASCGWGSLEAGGVVLGFQQFIDANKQEVTWANTIAGAFDKAGGSGSLRTLSNQALAAALAAAHVNASRTDLTIDMPSALGGVPTSGYADDPVNTATGNFTEPETDLAFDGGCSTLGFTRTYNSASETVGAFGPGWASWTEIGLLITPDAARWVQPDGRHIVFPRTDDGWGRATGASYWLELFGDGFVASDNTGGRWKFTTAGRLEYFERGAGTRIDAMYGVDGRLEGLVHERGRSVSLEWQDSRVVSLAASDGRVVAFHYDAQGRLTGATGPTGRRNYVWGEASGLVEQVIDADGVVEVLNEYDAKGRVASQRSPFGRLSRYSYLPGGVTEVADTDGERANTWIADALGRLTNVIDSHGNSQSYVWDTHGDLLEVTDRVGQRTVREYDERGRLVHEVLPTGADVQYGHDELDRVITVVVGAADDGGSDAVTTYEYDGENRNPSVILDPVGGRTTMAWDDNLLTQVTDPTGVVLRFDYDARGDLVATTNALGASARLERDSAGRVIAAVTPSGHRTAYTYDDAGLLIGRRDPDGAVWRFEHSVAGRLTAEVAPDGGRTEIEYGPTGEETRTIDPLGRSIARVLDDIGNVASVELPDGSTWSYTHDSLSRLVETVDPTGGVWVNSYDANGELVAATDPTGASRASTIDRAGNSETVDDGLLAATLRRDALGRPVSATSGDEDTRTYVYDACGRVVEILDGEGSLTQIRRDLAGRPVEVTDPTGVTTRYAYDACGRLVEVIGPDGTIATREYDADSLLVRQVLANGDAAWAKYDLCGRLLRLHQPGSGTSTYTYDRCGRVASAADRWWGTRRFTYDVAGQLVAVTNGLGGVTRYEYDQNSRLVRIIDPAGAVTSREWDGMNRLVSETDPLGRVTSAGYDLAGRQVWQQTPDGHRFGFGFDASGRETSTTLDGTMICTVTRDLRARVQTVDDFSGSSPVTHTREWDRVGRILRDSRTVDGGEAAEITWSYDRAGRRTAMVDAFGRTTSYAYDSAGRLTSVEHPALGTVALTYDGAGEVVTAIAVDAEGNTTRQTWERVDGDVTAHTITGAAGRQNTLIERDSEGRVEAITRDGITTRYGYDLAEELTSAITEGLEQVWAFDTNGRIVSSVDGGRSETYGYDPAGQLIAVHHDDGTTTDHTYDPSGRRTRTLNADGSAREYEWTVAGRLSRLTDTTSTGERRSTTAHTDATGRLSAVGSDPVWWDAAAAVPTLVGVGDTAVLPLGTVTGIGSSWSTPGWRAGRNDTVDPWRTGATVGLSGGLGITPTGTLTIGAGADLLEWLGARPYDPATRGFLATDPVPPVVGAGWAGNPYNYAGNNPLAFSDPTGLHPLTDDELRKQTQGWLADAWDSTTKWAGDTWNSVSKWATTGWGAWVIGGVMVVAGGALMITGVGGPAGAMLLSAGADTLIQKATTGTVNYGEVVLSGALGGIGDFGVAAKLGMTGIKAAAVSGAVAGGTGGVVLGEYNYFTGPGPHTVTGALGHGATGLVAGAATGAAGSAFTEAAGSKISSAVASKLHPDGVHMPEHAAGVGRHAAPPNYGGKAAAFAATHGTAGVIATANDYADGDRDPGALARTGFVGTVMGAYSPGSHPAHAAH, from the coding sequence ATGGCTCCCGGCGGGAACAAGGAGAACGTGAAGTTCTCCGATTCGGATGCTCAGGCGTTGGTGTCGGCGTGTAATAACGCTGCGGATGCGATCGATGGGCAGAAGGGGTCGCGGTCGTCGGCGCGGTCGACGGGTCTGGATCAGTTCAAGGGGTATTTCTCGACGCTGTTCCACACCAACGGGACCACGCAGGTGTCGGATGCCACGGAGGTGTCATCTGCTCTGCGGCAGGTGGCGAAGTACACCGTCGAGCTGCAGAAGTCGGCGGATGCCGAGCAGCAGCGTCGGGTGAAGGCGCGTCAGTGGGAGGACCAGCAGAAGCACCGCAACATGTTCGAGAAGGGATGGGACGACGTGTCCCACCTCTGGGGTGGGGACGCTCCGCCGGTTCCGGACGCGGAGCCGCAGGTGCACCACTCAGCGCCGAAGCCGCCCGCCGGTTCACGGGAGACGCCGCAGCCAGGTTCGGGAGGTGGTGTTCCCTCCGGCACGTCGTCCGCGATTCCCGCCAATCTACGGTCCTTCGCCACCTCGACCACGTCGGATGACACGACGCTGACCACGCATCACACGGCCGTCCAGAAGGCGTATGCGGCCTTCACCGCATCGTGCGGTTGGGGAAGCCTGGAAGCCGGCGGCGTCGTGCTCGGTTTTCAGCAGTTCATCGATGCGAACAAGCAGGAGGTGACCTGGGCCAACACCATCGCCGGTGCTTTCGACAAGGCGGGCGGTTCGGGCAGCCTGCGCACGCTCTCGAACCAGGCGTTGGCCGCAGCTCTTGCAGCCGCGCACGTGAATGCGTCCCGCACCGACCTCACCATCGACATGCCCAGCGCACTCGGTGGCGTGCCGACCAGCGGATACGCCGACGACCCGGTGAACACCGCCACCGGCAACTTCACCGAGCCCGAGACCGACCTCGCCTTCGACGGTGGATGCAGCACCCTCGGCTTCACCCGCACCTACAACTCGGCGAGCGAGACGGTCGGCGCGTTCGGCCCCGGATGGGCTTCGTGGACCGAGATCGGCCTGCTGATCACCCCGGATGCGGCGCGCTGGGTTCAGCCCGACGGCCGTCACATCGTTTTCCCCCGCACCGACGACGGCTGGGGCAGGGCGACCGGCGCGTCCTACTGGTTGGAGCTGTTCGGCGACGGATTCGTCGCCTCGGACAACACCGGTGGTCGCTGGAAGTTCACGACAGCGGGCAGGCTCGAATACTTCGAGCGCGGAGCCGGCACGCGTATCGACGCGATGTACGGCGTCGACGGACGACTTGAGGGGCTCGTCCACGAGCGCGGACGCTCGGTCTCGCTGGAGTGGCAGGACAGCCGGGTCGTGTCGCTTGCGGCATCCGATGGGCGCGTCGTCGCGTTCCACTACGACGCGCAGGGCCGACTGACCGGTGCCACAGGCCCGACCGGCCGCCGGAACTACGTGTGGGGCGAGGCATCCGGCCTGGTCGAGCAGGTCATCGACGCCGACGGGGTCGTCGAGGTGCTCAATGAGTACGACGCCAAGGGTCGCGTCGCGTCCCAGCGCTCTCCGTTCGGTCGCCTCAGCCGGTACAGCTACCTTCCCGGTGGCGTCACGGAGGTGGCCGACACCGACGGTGAGCGGGCGAACACCTGGATCGCCGACGCGCTCGGCCGTCTGACGAACGTCATCGATTCCCATGGCAACAGCCAGTCGTACGTGTGGGACACTCACGGCGACCTGCTCGAGGTCACGGATCGCGTCGGTCAGCGCACCGTGCGGGAGTACGACGAGCGCGGGCGCCTGGTCCACGAGGTGCTGCCGACCGGAGCCGATGTGCAGTACGGCCACGACGAGCTGGACCGTGTCATCACGGTCGTGGTCGGGGCCGCGGACGACGGGGGGTCGGATGCCGTCACCACCTACGAATACGACGGCGAGAACCGCAATCCTTCGGTGATCCTCGATCCGGTCGGCGGACGCACCACCATGGCGTGGGACGACAATCTGCTGACGCAGGTGACCGATCCCACCGGCGTCGTCCTGCGCTTCGACTACGACGCGCGCGGCGACCTCGTCGCGACGACGAACGCGCTCGGGGCTTCCGCTCGGCTGGAGCGGGACTCCGCGGGACGCGTGATCGCCGCCGTGACGCCGTCCGGACACCGCACTGCCTACACCTATGACGACGCCGGACTGCTGATCGGCCGCCGCGACCCCGACGGAGCGGTGTGGCGCTTCGAGCACAGCGTCGCCGGACGACTGACCGCCGAAGTGGCGCCGGACGGCGGACGCACCGAGATCGAGTACGGACCGACCGGTGAGGAGACGCGGACGATCGATCCGCTCGGCCGATCGATCGCGCGAGTGCTGGACGACATCGGGAACGTCGCCTCGGTGGAGCTTCCGGACGGATCCACGTGGTCCTACACGCACGACTCGCTCTCCCGCCTCGTCGAGACGGTGGACCCGACCGGTGGCGTGTGGGTCAACAGCTACGACGCGAACGGCGAACTGGTCGCCGCGACCGATCCGACGGGCGCCTCCCGCGCCTCGACGATCGATCGCGCGGGCAATTCGGAAACCGTCGACGACGGGCTCCTGGCCGCGACGCTCCGGCGCGACGCGCTCGGCCGTCCGGTGAGCGCGACCTCCGGAGATGAGGACACCCGCACGTACGTCTACGACGCCTGCGGACGTGTCGTGGAGATCCTCGACGGAGAGGGCTCGCTGACGCAGATCCGTCGGGATCTCGCCGGCCGGCCGGTGGAGGTCACCGACCCGACGGGCGTGACGACCCGATACGCGTACGACGCGTGCGGACGCCTCGTGGAGGTGATCGGCCCCGACGGCACCATCGCGACCCGCGAGTACGACGCGGACTCTCTGCTGGTGCGCCAAGTGCTCGCCAACGGCGACGCGGCCTGGGCGAAGTACGACCTGTGCGGCCGGCTCCTGCGGCTGCACCAGCCGGGCTCGGGTACGTCCACATACACCTACGACAGGTGCGGACGCGTCGCTTCTGCTGCCGATCGCTGGTGGGGCACGCGTCGATTCACGTACGACGTCGCCGGACAGCTGGTGGCCGTGACCAACGGACTCGGTGGCGTCACGCGGTATGAGTACGACCAGAACAGCCGACTCGTGCGCATCATCGACCCGGCGGGTGCAGTGACGAGCCGCGAATGGGACGGCATGAACCGTCTCGTGTCCGAAACCGATCCGCTCGGCCGAGTCACGTCCGCCGGCTACGACCTGGCCGGGCGGCAGGTGTGGCAGCAGACGCCGGACGGACACCGTTTCGGCTTCGGCTTCGACGCCTCGGGGCGGGAGACCTCCACCACCCTCGATGGCACGATGATCTGCACGGTCACGCGTGACCTGCGTGCCCGCGTCCAGACGGTCGACGACTTCAGCGGTTCGTCACCTGTGACGCATACGAGGGAATGGGATCGCGTCGGCCGCATCCTCCGCGACAGTCGAACGGTCGACGGCGGCGAGGCAGCGGAGATCACGTGGAGCTACGACCGCGCCGGGCGCCGCACGGCGATGGTGGATGCCTTCGGTCGCACGACGAGCTACGCATACGACTCCGCGGGCCGGCTGACGAGCGTGGAGCATCCGGCGCTGGGCACGGTTGCGCTCACGTACGACGGTGCGGGCGAGGTGGTCACGGCGATCGCGGTCGACGCAGAGGGCAACACCACCCGGCAGACCTGGGAGAGAGTCGACGGCGACGTCACAGCCCACACGATCACCGGCGCCGCCGGACGCCAGAACACGCTCATCGAGCGTGACTCCGAAGGCAGGGTGGAGGCGATCACCCGCGACGGAATCACGACGCGCTACGGCTATGACCTCGCCGAGGAACTGACCTCCGCCATCACCGAAGGGCTTGAACAGGTCTGGGCGTTCGACACGAACGGGCGCATCGTGAGCAGCGTCGACGGCGGGCGGTCCGAGACGTATGGATACGACCCCGCCGGCCAGCTGATCGCGGTGCATCACGACGACGGCACCACCACCGACCACACCTATGACCCGAGCGGTCGCCGCACGCGCACCCTGAATGCCGACGGATCCGCTCGTGAGTACGAGTGGACGGTCGCCGGTCGGCTCAGCCGCCTGACCGACACGACGAGCACCGGGGAACGCCGCAGCACCACTGCGCACACGGATGCAACGGGTCGCCTCTCCGCGGTCGGGTCCGACCCGGTCTGGTGGGATGCGGCGGCGGCCGTCCCAACCCTCGTCGGGGTCGGAGACACCGCGGTGCTCCCGCTCGGCACGGTGACGGGCATCGGCTCATCGTGGTCGACACCGGGATGGCGCGCTGGACGCAACGACACCGTGGATCCGTGGCGGACCGGCGCCACCGTCGGACTCTCCGGTGGCCTCGGCATCACGCCGACGGGCACCCTGACCATCGGCGCGGGAGCGGATCTGCTGGAGTGGCTCGGCGCGCGTCCGTACGATCCCGCGACGCGGGGCTTCCTCGCGACCGACCCGGTCCCGCCCGTCGTCGGCGCGGGCTGGGCAGGCAACCCGTACAACTACGCTGGCAACAACCCGCTCGCCTTCAGCGACCCGACGGGTCTGCATCCGCTCACCGACGACGAACTGCGCAAGCAGACCCAGGGCTGGCTGGCCGACGCGTGGGACAGCACGACCAAGTGGGCCGGCGACACGTGGAACAGCGTGTCGAAATGGGCGACGACCGGCTGGGGAGCCTGGGTCATCGGCGGCGTCATGGTCGTCGCGGGCGGCGCGCTCATGATCACCGGTGTCGGCGGACCGGCGGGAGCCATGCTGCTGTCCGCCGGCGCTGACACGCTGATCCAGAAGGCCACGACGGGCACCGTCAACTACGGCGAGGTCGTGCTGTCCGGCGCACTGGGCGGCATCGGCGACTTCGGGGTCGCCGCGAAGCTCGGAATGACGGGGATCAAAGCCGCTGCGGTATCCGGAGCCGTCGCGGGCGGTACCGGCGGCGTCGTGCTCGGGGAGTACAACTACTTCACGGGTCCTGGACCGCACACTGTCACGGGGGCGCTCGGTCACGGCGCGACGGGTCTGGTCGCCGGCGCCGCCACGGGTGCGGCAGGATCGGCGTTCACCGAGGCGGCGGGCAGCAAGATCTCGAGTGCAGTGGCATCGAAGCTGCACCCGGACGGTGTGCACATGCCCGAGCATGCGGCGGGCGTCGGGCGGCACGCCGCACCGCCGAACTACGGCGGCAAGGCAGCGGCCTTCGCCGCAACGCACGGCACCGCCGGCGTCATCGCGACGGCCAACGACTACGCGGACGGCGACCGTGATCCCGGCGCCCTCGCCCGCACCGGATTCGTCGGCACGGTGATGGGCGCTTACAGTCCGGGCTCGCATCCGGCTCACGCAGCGCACTGA
- a CDS encoding pyrophosphorylase, with amino-acid sequence MSSRVLSTEAAKSAISQIQSIINGGLTDQISALDAQGKILSEPNNWDGPLAETFRNDTWPTTNTALKNAIQKLDELHRELKSISTNIFTAGGGN; translated from the coding sequence ATGTCTTCTCGTGTTTTGTCTACTGAGGCTGCGAAGTCGGCCATTTCGCAGATTCAGTCGATCATCAATGGTGGTTTGACGGATCAGATCAGTGCTTTGGATGCGCAGGGCAAGATTTTGTCTGAGCCGAATAATTGGGATGGTCCGTTGGCGGAGACGTTCCGTAATGACACGTGGCCGACGACGAATACGGCGTTGAAGAATGCGATTCAGAAGTTGGATGAGTTGCATCGTGAGTTGAAGTCGATCTCGACGAACATCTTCACCGCCGGCGGCGGCAACTAG